In the genome of Dioscorea cayenensis subsp. rotundata cultivar TDr96_F1 chromosome 1, TDr96_F1_v2_PseudoChromosome.rev07_lg8_w22 25.fasta, whole genome shotgun sequence, one region contains:
- the LOC120258978 gene encoding uncharacterized protein LOC120258978, producing the protein MAGGGAMVLVLVLVLVTAGGAWAAPEKQAKKKGGKGALDPASTHYVVLDPNEKTGQERFFCLARGKCRWDIIECPPECPQRKPKKARLNKGCFADCSSRCETTCKYRKPNCNGYGSVCYDPRFVGGDGVMFYFHGVKGADFALVSDERLQINAHLIGTRPEGRARDFTWVQALAIMFESHTLVIAAKRVAVWDDHVDALALRWDGREVLVPTDGDAEWRSVDEATAEDIISSNKEREVVVERTDDANAVRIMVSGLVEMDVKVTPIGDEENRSHGYRLPAGDAFAHLETQFRFTKLTEEVEGILGQTYRPDYVSPVKKGVAMPMMGGEDRFRLPSLLSTRCPACCFRYVGHRILDESATVDVAQY; encoded by the exons ATGGCGGGTGGTGGTGCTatggtgttggtgttggtgcTGGTGTTGGTAACGGCAGGAGGTGCATGGGCGGCACCTGAGAAACAAGCCAAGAAAAAAGGTGGTAAGGGGGCACTGGACCCGGCGTCGACCCACTACGTGGTTCTAGACCCCAACGAGAAGACGGGGCAAGAAAGGTTCTTCTGCCTGGCCAGGGGGAAGTGCCGTTGGGACATCATTGAGTGCCCTCCAGAGTGCCCACAGCGCAAGCCCAAGAAGGCCAGGCTTAACAAGGGCTGCTTCGCCGACTGCAGCAGCCGCTGTGAGACCACCTGCAAAT ATAGGAAGCCCAACTGCAACGGTTATGGGTCGGTGTGCTACGACCCCAGGTTCGTAGGGGGAGATGGGGTAATGTTCTACTTCCATGGTGTGAAAGGGGCTGACTTCGCCCTAGTATCCGACGAGCGCCTCCAGATCAACGCCCACCTCATCGGCACAAGACCCGAGGGCAGGGCCCGGGACTTCACCTGGGTGCAGGCCCTCGCCATCATGTTCGAGTCTCACACCCTCGTCATTGCTGCCAAGAGGGTGGCAGTCTGGGACGACCACGTCGATGCCCTTGCTCTCCGCTGGGACGGCAGGGAGGTCCTGGTCCCCACCGACGGCGACGCCGAATGGAGGTCCGTGGATGAAGCAACAGCAGAAGACATAATTAGCAGCAACAAGGAGAGAGAGGTGGTGGTGGAGCGGACGGATGATGCCAACGCCGTCAGGATCATGGTGTCCGGTCTTGTGGAGATGGATGTGAAGGTGACACCCATTGGGGATGAGGAGAACCGAAGTCATGGGTACAGGCTGCCGGCTGGGGATGCCTTCGCTCACCTAGAGACCCAGTTTAGGTTCACTAAACTGACGGAGGAGGTCGAGGGAATACTGGGCCAGACCTATAGGCCCGACTACGTCAGCCCGGTCAAGAAGGGCGTAGCCATGCCCATGATGGGTGGCGAGGACCGCTTCCGTCTTCCCTCTTTGCTCTCCACCCGCTGCCCCGCCTGCTGCTTCCGTTACGTTGGACACCGAATCCTGGATGAGTCCGCAACCGTGGACGTGGCCCAGTACTAG